One window of Biomphalaria glabrata chromosome 6, xgBioGlab47.1, whole genome shotgun sequence genomic DNA carries:
- the LOC106056463 gene encoding uncharacterized protein LOC106056463: MELFLKDYITSSSFDDDDVNKGILERRISPYVTLRPGDLSALLKLYTDVQPPLAKFGHNHNHVKKQHGCGIETLFEKKPLLSAGDSDDDKSDDELLDVVCNGAHQGHVPAQYVVRGIKRHEFPVIGVYIHEKICPGFQYRVRRVTSKNFFWNGQAKTLLSIGTGYGARLTFSGETLNDNDNYFWSDSDPYGFAFSIQAVDADQKFLIQDVSGKVVGEGIVERIHGPQQETNMITGKNGVTKHVDVAMTCCITYYKQHHYGLKEMMVHESQETVTGEAILFKPRSSRKANLLAIEGVFLPRIGDCKFVPDC, from the exons ATGGAATTATTTCTCAAAGACTACATCACATCCTCTTCTTTCGACGACGATGACGTAAACAAAGGGATTCTTGAACGCAGAATTTCGCCGTACGTCACTCTGAGACCAGGGGACCTCTCTGCCCTTCTTAAGCTTTACACAGATGTTCAGCCCCCTTTAGCGAAGTTTGGCCATAATCACAACcatgttaaaaaacaacatggttGTGGAATCGAAACGCTTTTCGAAAAGAAGCCATTGCTTTCAGCAGGAGACAGTGACGACGATAAGTCTGACGACGAGTTACTCGATGTCGTCTGCAACGGCGCCCATCAAGGACATGTACCGGCCCAGTACGTTGTGAGAGGGATCAAAAGACACGAGTTCCCAGTAATTG gtGTCTACATTCATGAGAAAATCTGCCCAGGGTTTCAGTACCGTGTTAGACGTGTTACGTCCAAGAATTTCTTTTGGAATGGTCAGGCAAAAACATTGTTGTCCATAGGAACTGGCTATGGTGCTCGCCTAACATTTTCAGGGGAGACACTTAATGACAACGACAACTACTTTTGGTCAGACAGTGACCCTTATGGGTTTGCCTTCAGTATCCAG GCTGTTGATGCTGATCAGAAGTTTCTCATCCAAGATGTCAGCGGTAAAGTTGTGGGAGAAGGCATTGTTGAAAGAATTCATGGTCCGCAACAGGAAACAAACATGATTACTGGAAAAAATGGAGTTACAAAGCATGTGGATGTGGCAATGACCTGCTGTATCACATACTACAAACAGCATCACTATGGCCTGAAGGAGATGATGGTTCATGAGAGCCAAGAGACTGTCACTGGGGAGGCCATTCTTTTCAAGCCTCGTTCATCTCGTAAGGCCAATTTATTGGCCATTGAGGGTGTCTTCCTTCCCCGCATTGGGGACTGCAAGTTTGTGCCTGACTGCTAA